One genomic window of Choloepus didactylus isolate mChoDid1 chromosome 27, mChoDid1.pri, whole genome shotgun sequence includes the following:
- the IRGQ gene encoding immunity-related GTPase family Q protein, which translates to MPSPRGDVTALFLGPPGSGKSALIAALCDKNVETLGTPEGRLESGVPILRAAGPGLFLGELSCPPAEPGPWAAEANVLVLVLPGPEGNGETLAPALGEAARAALARGTPLLAVRTLHPGDSQNEAGARDQTEALLDSAGLGAATLFVLPADCSSGDRCEELERLRAALESQAEALQRLLPPAQDGFEVLGAAELEAVREAFETGGLEAALSWVRAGLERLGSARLDLAVAGAANVGLVLDMLLGLDPGDPGAAPASAPAQPTPYPAPERPNVVLWTVPLRPADTAAAPNPPVYDAVILVTPGAPTEKDWAQGRALVPPDTPLVCVRTDGEGEDPEGLEEEEKAEKSSGENLENGRSEKRGTGSQKTSSGKSSEKAGSESVQQIDASAKNSGGGDAEWATPLSPEDETWEVLEEAPPPVFSLRPGGLPGLCEWLRRALPPAQAGALLLALPVTSPGAARAKAAALRAGAWRPALLASLAAAAAPVPGLGWACDVALLRGQLAEWRRALGLEPAALARRERALGLTPGELAARTHFPGPVTRAEVEARLGAWAGEGTAGGAALGALSFLWPAGGAAATGGLGYRAAHGVLLQALDEMRADAEAVLAPHAATQ; encoded by the exons ATGCCTTCGCCACGGGGTGACGTGACTGCTTTGTTCCTGGGGCCCCCGGGCTCGGGAAAGTCTGCGCTGATCGCAGCGCTGTGCGACAAGAATGTGGAGACACTGGGGACTCCCGAGGGAAGGCTAGAGTCTGGGGTCCCCATCCTGCGGGCTGCAGGCCCAGGCCTCTTCCTGGGTGAGCTGAGCTGCCCACCCGCAGAGCCGGGACCCTGGGCCGCGGAGGCCAACGTGCTGGTACTGGTGCTGCCCGGACCCGAGGGGAACGGGGAGACCTTGGCTCCAGCGCTGGGAGAGGCGGCGCGGGCCGCCCTGGCCCGGGGGACTCCGCTGCTGGCTGTGCGGACCCTCCACCCCGGGGATTCACAGAACGAAGCCGGGGCCCGGGATCAGACAGAGGCCTTGCTGGACAGCGCCGGATTGGGAGCCGCGACTCTCTTCGTGTTGCCGGCGGACTGCAGCAGCGGCGACCGCTGCGAGGAGCTGGAGCGCCTGCGGGCGGCGCTAGAGAGCCAGGCGGAGGCTCTGCAGAG GCTCTTGCCACCGGCCCAGGATGGCTTCGAGGTACTGGGCGCAGCAGAGCTGGAGGCTGTGCGCGAAGCCTTCGAGACCGGTGGCCTGGAGGCAGCGCTGTCTTGGGTGCGCGCCGGCCTGGAGCGCCTGGGCAGCGCCCGGCTAGACCTGGCCGTGGCCGGCGCGGCCAACGTGGGTCTTGTGCTGGACATGTTACTGGGGCTGGACCCGGGCGACCCAGGGGCTGCGCCTGCTTCTGCGCCTGCGCAGCCCACACCCTACCCGGCCCCTGAGCGCCCCAACGTGGTGCTCTGGACAGTGCCCCTGCGCCCCGCTGACACTGCCGCCGCCCCCAACCCGCCCGTCTACGATGCTGTCATCCTCGTCACGCCCGGGGCCCCCACGGAGAAGGACTGGGCCCAGGGCCGGGCGTTGGTGCCTCCAGATACGCCGCTGGTCTGTGTGCGAACCGATGGCGAAGGCGAGGATCCGGAGGGtttggaagaagaggaaaaggcgGAGAAATCCAGCGGCGAGAACTTGGAGAATGGACGCAGTGAGAAACGCGGCACTGGATCTCAGAAAACAAGCAGTGGGAAAAGTTCAGAGAAAGCAGGCAGCGAGAGTGTGCAGCAGATCGACGCCAGTGCGAAGAACTCGGGCGGTGGAGACGCCGAGTGGGCGACCCCGTTGAGCCCGGAGGACGAGACGTGGGAGGTGCTGGAGGAGGCGCCGCCGCCTGTGTTCTCCCTCCGGCCGGGCGGACTCCCGGGGCTCTGTGAGTGGCTGCGGCGCGCGCTCCCCCCCGCGCAGGCAGGGGCGCTGCTGCTGGCGCTGCCAGTCACGTCTCCCGGCGCGGCCCGAGCAAAGGCTGCGGCGCTGCGGGCCGGCGCGTGGCGGCCGGCTCTTCTGGCTAGcttggcggcggcggcggcgcccgtgcctgggctgggctgggcctgtGATGTGGCGCTTCTGCGGGGTCAGCTGGCCGAGTGGCGGAGGGCGCTGGGGCTGGAACCCGCGGCTCTGGCGCGGCGCGAGCGCGCGCTGGGCCTGACTCCTGGGGAGCTGGCCGCGCGCACGCATTTCCCGGGCCCGGTGACGCGCGCGGAGGTGGAGGCTCGGCTCGGCGCGTGGGCGGGCGAGGGCACAGCCGGGGGCGCGGCCCTGGGCGCGCTCTCTTTCTTGTGGCCCGCGGGCGGCGCAGCGGCGACAGGTGGCCTGGGCTACCGCGCGGCGCATGGCGTCCTGCTGCAAGCGCTCGACGAGATGCGGGCCGACGCGGAGGCCGTGCTGGCACCCCATGCAGCCACCCAGTAG